The following nucleotide sequence is from Salvia splendens isolate huo1 chromosome 2, SspV2, whole genome shotgun sequence.
CAAAATTTGCATGACTTGAGAATGTCAACATTCCTGAAATAAATCTCATAAGAATTCCACTCATGAAGAATCTTATCACAAAAGCACAAAAGTGAGGGCACTATCCCAATCTTTCCACTGCTATCTGCTAATAATTCACTTAAAACAAACAAAGCACACCATGATTTTGCTATCATGTAACATAACATCATGCCACAATTCACTTTCAACTAAGAGGCTGACAGCCGATCTCCCACAAACAGTCCAATCACATCTCAATTGAATTGGCAGTGTTCTTGAATATATTCAAGCATTTGTTGAGAAAGGACCACTCATATGATTTAAGCCACTCAAAATTCTTGAATGCAAAAGGGATCACATCAGCTAGTTGTTCTGATGAAACCACCCATGTGTGTAATAACATGAAACATTAAACCATCAATATCACCAAAACAAAAAAGCAAACTTGCAAGTAAAAATACAAAGAAAAGAATTCCATTACAAATTAGGGAGAGAGACACCAAAAGTAATGATGCAAAAAGATTCTTGATATTACTTGATTGTAGATGAATAATTGAATCTTATACCAATGGAATCATCTCTCTCCAATTACTTCTAACTTAATGTGGGACCAGATTATGACTATATATGTATGAGTGTAACAGTTTAAGACCCAACACACATATCTCAAACAACTTACATGATGCCTGTGCTTATTGTCCTGACGCTTGTGTTTCTTTGCCACTCCTTTGTTGATGCAGAGGTTTTGCATCAGCAGACGAAGAAGACGACGACGTTCATAGTTCACATGGACAAGTCGAGCGTGCCAGAAAGCTTCGACGATCACCTGCAGTGGTATGACTCTTCTCTGAAGTCAGTGTCACAAACTGCCAGCAAGCTCTACACCTACAATAACGTTGTCCATGGATACTCGGCCCGCCTAACAGAGGAGGAGGCTCGGTTGCTTGAAGAGCAACCGGGAGTCCTTTTGGTTCAAGAGGATAAGAGATGCGAAATCCACACCACCAGATCACCTGAGTTCCTCGGAATCCACAACAGTGATGAATCCTTTCCTGAGTCCAGCACGCCAAGTGACGTGATCATTGGCGTGCTGGACACAGGGGTTTGGCCCGAATCAAGTAGCTATGATGATAAGGACATGGGCCCGGTCCCTCCTGGCTGGAAGGGAGCGTGTGAAGCAAGCAGAACCTTCAGCTCGTCAAGCTGCAACCGCAAACTGATAGGTGCAAGGTTCTTCTCACAGGGCTATGAAGCAGCATACGGGCCAGTTGATGAGACGAAAGAATCCAGATCCCCAAGGGACGATGACGGCCATGGAACACACACGTCGACCACAGCAGCTGGATCAGCCGTGGTTGGAGCAAGTCTCTTCGGCTATGCTGCAGGCACAGCACGCGGAATGGCCAAGCACGCGAGAGTGGCAGCGTACAAAGTATGCTGGCTGGGAGGATGCCTCAGCAGCGACATACTAATGGCGATGGACAAGGCAATTGAAGACGGTGTCCACATCCTATCCCTGTCACTGGGTGGATCAGTCAATGACTACTTCCAAGACACTGTTGCAATAGGAGCTTTTGCAGCAGCGTCTAAAGGAGTTTTTGTGTCATGCTCAGCCGGGAATGGAGGGCCGCGACCAGGTAGCTTGTCTAACGTCGCGCCATGGATAACTACAGTGGGGGCTGGCACGATGGACCGGCAGTTCCCATCGTATATCACCCTTGGAAACGGTAGAAAGCTAACAGGGGAATCACTCTACAGTGGGAAACCATTACCTGGCTCATTAGTCCCATTGGTTTATGCTGGCAATATTAGTAAAGCATCCAATGGTAATATGTGCATTGAAGGAGGCCTAATCCCGGAAAAGGCCAAGGGGAAGATCGTGGTGTGCGACCGAGGGCTGAACCCGAGGGCACAGAAAGGTCTCGCAGTCAAAGAGGCCGGTGGGATCGGAATGATTCTTGCAAACACTGAGGCATTCGGAGAAGAGCTGGTTGCTGATGCCCATTTTATACCCACAGCAGCAGTAGGCCAGGCTCCGGGTGAGGAGATAAAGAAGTACGACTTTTCAGACGCGAATCCGACTGCCACAATTGCATCCGGGAGCACCCAGCTCGGAGTCCAACCATCACCTGTGGTAGCAGCATTCAGTTCAAGAGGTCCAAATCCAATCACACCTGATATACTGAAACCTGATTTGATAGCACCAGGTGTGAACATACTTGCTGGTTGGACGGGAAAGGTCGGTCCAACAGGATTGCCTGAGGACACGCGGCACGTGGACTTCAACATAGTTTCTGGCACGTCCATGTCCTGCCCTCACATAAGCGGACTAGCAGCGCTCGTTAAGGCTGCCCATCCAGGATGGAGCCCTGCAGCTATAAGATCAGCACTGATGACGACGGCTTACAATAGATACAAGAATGGAGAAACAATTAAAGACATTGCAACTGGAAAGGCATCCACACCGTTTGGTTATGGTGCTGGACATGTGGACCCTTTATCCGCGCTACACCCAGGTCTAGTATACGACACCACGACCAGAAACTACGTAGATTTTCTCTGTGCCATAGGATACAGTTCTAGGATGATAAAGCTCGTGGCGAAGCAAGAATATCAATGCAAGGCGGGCGTGAAATACAGTGTGGCAGATCTTAATTACCCGTCTTTTGCTGTTCCACTAGAGACGGCCTCAGGGCCGCGAGGTGGTGGTGGTAGCGCGCCAACGGTTGTCAAATATACGAGGAGACTGACGAATGTGGGTGATCCAGCAACTTATAAGGTATCTGTTTCTCAGGAGACGGATTCAGTCAAGATCCAGGTTCAGCCGGCGGTGCTGAGCTTCAGCGCTCCGAACGAGATGAAGACATACACTGTTACATTTGCTGCGACTTCTATGCCCTCGGGCACAAGCAGCTTTGCTCATTTGGAATGGTCAGATGGGAAACACACTGTTGGTAGCCCAATTGTATTTAGTTGGACATAGTAGTATCAAGCAATACTGATTGTATTTGTAATTAAGACATATATATTCCCCCCTCTCCCAAACTCCAAAATGCATACATCAGTTTGCTCTAAAAATCTTGCCTCTAGATCTCCTCAAGAAGCTAACTAGCAACTTTGCATACAGTACAAGTAAAAACCATTCAAAACTAAGCACCAAAGAGAAGCAACAGAAAACATTATCAGTAGCAAATGTGCCATGTGGTCTGAGATGGGAGGAGATTCAGCACAGAATGAAGAAACCACAagacaagagaaagaaaaaaggatTTCAAAGGGGACATTCATAGCTatcataatataaatatataaatataaatccTACTAGATTTTATTAGATCATTGTGATCCAATTTATAGACTATAGGAGTAATTTAATTCTAAGACTAATatcttccatttttttttaactttttaattgattttatttatacaGTTCGTACGTTAGTGATAATATGGAGTATAGCTTTTAAAGATTAAAATTCCAATCAAATTTATTAGTATGACTTTTATACCTTTTGTTATGATATTACCCTTCactatatacataaaattatcTATAGTACTTATCGATAACTAATAGTGCCAAATATTGTAAAAAATTATGAACATCATCAGAATTTTAATCGCATGTGAGATTAACACATGTTAACCAAAGTTTATGATAAATGCaaatattttctaaattaaattatgattatTTGGTTAGCTTAGTCtaaaaagaattaaataaaataaacgcaCAATCATTTTGACCGCACACCACAATCTAAGGCAGACACCGAGAACCGAAAACGACACCGTTGTATTTAGATGATtgcaaaaaggaaaaaaacctCTTTCTCCGTAGTTGCAGCTTCACGATACAATTATTATTCCCGAATCCAGAAAAAGGCCGCCGTTTTCCCACAATTCCGTTTTCTCATTCAATTAAACCTCAATTTTGTCAACTTTTTTCCGGCTCATTCTCCGGGACACAGATTGATCTGCGCCAGCTAGGGCTTTGCTTACTGTTTTCTGGGCATCTTTCGTTTGcgccatttttatttttagctcCAATCTGTAGATTTAAATTAAGGGCCTGTGTTTTTGGGTGAGAAAATGACATCAACATTTGATAGATGGGAAAAGGATCCGTTTTTCTCTGCTGCGGAGGACGTTCAGGAATCTGCCGACAGGTGCCTTCAACAACTTTCCTATTTTTTCACGCAGTTATTgaataaatgtttttttttctattgttTTGTGGTGGTGAATTTTTAATTGGACAATCCTTCCGTTGGTGTAACTGATCGAATTTATCTAATTCATTGTGAAGGATGGAATCGACATATAGAACATGGATTCATGCCATCAAGGAGCCCTCCGGTTCTTGGAATTTGGATGAGCTTCGGAGAGATCTCCAGACAAACCATGGCACAACCAAGTGGCAGGTTATTTGCTTATGTTAATGTCTAATGATTTATCTTAGTAAACTTGTGTTGTATAGCGCTATGTTTTCTGCTTTACTTATTCGAAAGGTTGTGTGTGCGACGGATCGCAGTTGGAAGAATTTGGACGTGCTGTAACATCAAGTTACCCTGGTAGAAGCTCGGCCGATGATGCAAAGGATAGGCATAGAAATTTCATTGTTGCAATTGAGAATCAAATCAAAAAAGTTGAAACCTCTTTGAATGAATCTAAAGTACGACAAGGCAAGCCACCGTTGCCTTGGGTGCGGTTGGATGAAGGAGAACGAAATGAGCTTGCACTGTTTCTTTCAGGGCAATCATTATCTTCCCCGAGTAAACTCTATGGAAAGCATCATGCTAGCCCTAGGGTGCAGGGGCAGGAAAATTTGCATGAGGGTGATCAACAAGTGAATAATGAGCGTTCGAGGAGTTCATCTCATTTGGTTGAATTGGCTCAAGTAGAGGGTAAGGGGGACAAGTTTGCAGGTCATCGGAGGGCAGCTAGTGCAAGTGCAGACATTAGCTCATGGAAGATTGTTGTAGCTGATGATGCTCTGCACGATTCATCCAGTGCAAAACCTGATCGTCCACCACGAAAGATACCTAGTTTTTCAGGATTCTTAAATACCATGGAATCATCCATGTCGCAATTGAAGTGGTCAAAGAACGGTTACAAGAAACTAAAGCTTACTGATGATGGGCCTCAGGAGGCTGGAGCCTCAAATCTGACTAGAGTTAGTAATCAATTATATCTACTATTATCTTCTATAGTACTTGTTAAGTTGTTATCAATCTATTTATAACTGAGTTGCTAATTTGATCATAACTTTCTTTGTACATGAAGGGCATTACTACGTGCTATGAGAAGAGTAAAAGTTGCCTTGAAGGCTGTGATGATTATGAAAAGCAATGGTATGGTTGGTATGGTACTATCCAGAGACAGCTTCAGAGATCCCAGTATCATGTGCAATATAGCCGGCCTGTACAATTCGTTTTCTCCGTCATTCTCATATTCTTCTTACTTGGTGAGCCTCCTGATTAGCTCGTTTCTATTTGATATTAACTGTGTCATTTCTAGTAATGGTTCAGTGGGGTACTTAAGATTTGATCGAATTTGCAATTTCATAATCGTTTTTTAGAtgtattattgttattattgaCCCTTCTCCTTGAATTATAGGTTACACAGTAAAGTACTACACTAGATTAATTCCCCCTCTCCACTTTGCTGTATGAAGTGTACATATGAGATTATTCATTACCTGTCACATTAAAAGTTCATGATAACCTTGTCAAATTTTGTCCTGATATTACACATCATAGTCCCCCAACAGTAGTTCCAACTTTTCCTGAATTAATTTAAAGTCTGaacatttttaatttgtagacAGCATGTTAGCTCCTAAAAACTAAGAATATGGTACCTTCTTTAGATAATTTTTTGGCCTAGAAGCAAATGTTTATGGTGTTGCCaatgatttaaattttgttttgtttatattgaaattaaataGTAAAAGGATTACATGCATTATGACCCAAGAAATCAAAGAAATGGAATCTAGGTGAATATGAAATCCATGATTATCTCTCACTATACTTCTTTTcttgaatattttaaaaaatgcagTGTGTTTTGCGAACTACAATAGTAAATCTTTGCAAATGTTTTGTGTTTTGAAAAAAGAGCTCGCAGCAAATCCATGCATGAATCATGAAAACTGCTGATGTTTATATAGAAACTGCAATGTTTAAATTCACCTTGAATTGCTGCTTATCCTCTATGTTGCATTTACTAGTACTATACTTGGTCTGTTCTGTCTATAACTCTGTAATTGTGCAGTAATACTCATAAACTATACTTATTGTATTATTCAATCTGCAGTTTTATTGGTTTTGCGTTCATTCTGAGGAGTTGCTTCGTTTCTCCATTCTAATTCATGATTCATCTATGGAAAAGATCGAGTGGGCGATGGCTTCACCTGCCTACCCTAAATAGATGATACAATGCATTCATAGAACTATTTGATAGAACCGTAATCTAGCATTCATTCTTATGGCAACACCATGAGCAGTCAGTCCCACTACCCTGTTTTGTTTCTTCTGCGTGTTGTAGCTGATAGAGCTCGTTGTACCATTATATCTTTGGAGCTGCTGCTGTTGTACCGATATGTTGTAGTATCGATCTCTGTAGCCTTTTCCACGGCAGAAACTTATTGTAATTTTTGCTTCTGTTGTCTCACTGGTGTCATGCATCGAAGACAGCTTAGCTTGTATATAAATTTTTGTGACTTGTGTATATATTGGTTTCCAGTTCTGGACATCTAGATATACATATGTTTGAACTAGAAAACAGCATTATTGCGTAGTTATCTAATGTTCTATATTGAAAGGTAAGTTTTTGAGATAATATGAATCCAGATGCCCTTTCCGATTTAGTCTCCTCGATTTTGTTGTTTATAGAAAAATGAAGTTGGATTACCAGAAAAAATAGAGTAACTAACCCCCTAATCCAAAACCACAGCCAACTCCGAAACCTAACCCACTTCAAAATTCAGTTATCTAAGAAAAATTAATTGCTTGGTTCacctaagaaaaaaaaatgaatacaactattttttttttaatttttttttaaaaactaattttctttaattaaattaaagtcGACGAATAAGTCAGAAATGGAGTAACAGCTTGTGATGAAAACCAGTGAATTTCTATCAACCGtttgagttttgagatatttttcgtAAACAGTGAGTTTCTATCAaacttttgtgatttttttttattccggtCCATTTTTCTACATATATAACACTTTATTTGATGCTCCTAAGAATGATTTCTACTAGATAATGACCAGTAATCGTGGATCATGTTTTAGAGTTTGCCCCAAGTTAATTAATCATTTTCATTAATGTACCAAACGATGTTAATATAATCAGTGTAATTTCTTTATGACCAAAAGATAAGTACTCTGTACTCCTTTCTATTAATGTCATAAACTTCCGATAATTATATATTGTCAGTTGCTTAACACGTTTTTTGGGTATTGAAAATTAGCCTCAACCTTAATTATAAACTATGCTCATTTATTTAGTGTGTCGTCATTATCAAATTCAAATGTGTATCGTtcgttttaattaaaaaaaaggggCCATGCACAAGAGTAATAATGAGCCATCTCCACACTCAAACGCAATTAGATACTACCATATGATTAGTGCTTAtcttatcataattaaattggAACTGTCGATTTAGCTTATTAAATCAGCTTATTAGTTCTATAGGTCTGATTTGGGTTCCAATATTCATAAAGTGTTAAAAAATGGGTAAAACTGATAAGAACACAACATCAGAAGAGCCTGCCGATGACTCTGCAGAAGAAGCTATCGTCGGTCCTTCGCTCTATGCTCCAATCCGTTTCCAAGACTAAGTACGAAGTTAGTTATTTATAGTTAGTTATGTTTGTTTATCTAATGTAATAGAGTAGGAAGTCGAGCATATTTATAAGCTCTatctcgggttttctttgtggttctttCCCGGGAGATAGGAggtcgaaccgccctagggtccTAGAGTATAAAAAGGGAACTTGTCGTCATACCCACTATCAATGAGAAGTTTATTCCCacaaatattttcttctttcattttttgtttcttCAAAACTGGCGTGCTGTTTGACGGAGCAGACTCCGCAAAACCTTCTGAATTCAATCATCTAGTTCTTTCGCTGTCGATCAAACTCTCGATACGATCAACATCGTATCAAAAATCGTCAGTTTCAAACTGGTACCACTATATATGTTGTTGGGCCGATTCCGAATTGGAATCGTGTTCTTGAATCGAGGACGCCCTTATACATATTTATCTTTCTTGTATATTTAAAGATGGCTTCATCACCCTACCATAAAACATTATTCCGttatttttattgattaatCAACTCATTACTAACCATATTATTGTCAAATAGTCGATTGGGAGACAAGAAGGAACTAAAACATCATTTCCTCACAAATTTAAACAATATCTCTAACTCCCTTTCTGCATAAGCTCTCATTGCAATAATCATAACCCACCCAACCACGCTAAATCATCATCACTCCATATTTCCCACTCCTAGTTTTCCaattctcacacacacacacaccaaaaCTCTTAActcttaattcaaatttatccaACATAAAGATACAATTAAATTTAGACAACAAAAAGAAGTTTGCTAATTGTGGACATGGAGAACCAAAGACTCATTTCCAACATATTTACAAATTAAGAGAGATAATCAGACTTTGGCTAAATTTAGTTTCCCAACTTCACTACTTAACTCAGTTGATCAGCCTTCTAGTGTCCAACTATGCTAATAGTTTTCTTGAAATGGAAGAAGCCCTTCAATTGCTTCTCACATCACACATCCATCCTCACCACAATGCCGTCGTGGGACCGCCCTAGCGCGGCCACCTTGGCCCTATACGCCGCAGCTGCAGCCGCCCTCTTTGCCCTATCCTCCTGAGGCAGGTCGGACGCCTCGCTGATCGAACTGAACCTCAGCTCGGCAGGAGGAATGAAGCAGTCCATGGACAGCCCAGGCACGTTGAACGCCACCTCTTGGATCGTCCACACCTCCTCCATCCTCGTCTTCGTGTGGCTCATGGCCGTCTCCCCGAACCTGAACAGGGTCACCACGGACCTCCCCGAGTGGGCGATCATGATCCCCTCGACCGGCCTGTAGTCGTCGAGGAACGAGTTGATGGTTGTCTCCCAGTACACGGCCTCGCCCCCGTTGGCCTGTATCCGTGTCAAGTGAGAGTCCTCCAAGTGCACGAGCAGCCCCGTCCTCTGGCTGAAGTACCCGAACAAGACATGTCGGATTATCTCTGCCGGCCCCTCGCTCCTCGCCTTGAGCGTGTGGGGGTCCGCACAGAGCTTCAGGATGAAGCAATCCTCGCCGTCGATCTTCTTCTCTCCCGTGCACCTTGAGTTAACGAACATGCTCGCTGTCGTCCTCGGATCAAGCCCCTACAAAATCCCAAATCAAGTTTAGAGAAAACTCATCCCAAAATCAAACGATAAGATTCATTTAGGGGTAGTTTGGCAGGgaagataaataaacaaaacatgataGACCACACATTTTATGTTGTTTTTAGTCGTATAACTCCAAGATAGATGAATTATCTATCCTACCAAACTGCCCCTTAGTCTATAAACCCTGCATCTGTCGTCTTACACGACCGATGACATTCAAATACCTGGAGGGCGCGGCGAAGCGGGCGAACGGGCCCTTTGGCCGCGTGGGCGCCGAGCCAGGGGGTGTGGCGCCACACGAGCCTCCCGTTGCAGCCAGCGTGGACCTTGCTGCCTCCGAGGGCTAGCTCGACATACCACATGTCAGGGTTCATCTGCCATAGCACGAAGCTACCGGACTCGGCCGCCTTGGCAGAGTTCCGGCTCCTCAACACCTTCGTGGCCGTCTCAATATCGGATGTCAGCATCTTCACACTCCCCATTGCATAAGCATTCTGAACCGAGCTCTGCACCTTGTGGCCGCCCGATGCGGCCAGATACTGCTGTAGTATGTACTGTGCCGACGATGATTCCTGCACAAAATTTCCcacttttaaaaaaagaaattggacATAATTCCAAACATTGGACCACAAATCCAGCATGTGCACagccaaaaaaattaattatctcatgatcTTGATGAACAAACCAGCTGTCCATCAATCCAAAAAATGCGGTCTAATCtaaattctcaattctcaaacAGCATTTATTGTTCCAGTTCATCCCAGGAGCCCAAGCTCATTAATGGAGAATATTCATTATTCACTCAAATACGAATAATAGTACAGATTTGTAAATGCTACATTTAGTGAAGTTGATGAAGAATTGGATAGTGCATCATAGATTCTCACCAATTTTTATTTGATCATCACAAAAAAATCGAGTCTTTACACCAAATTGAGATTTCCAAGAAAGGAGAGAGAAACTAACAATGGGGGTATCTTTGATGCAGAGGTGTGGGAGGGGTTCGTTGTTGCTAACGTGCACGGGGCCGAGCGGCGCACCCAAGACGCCGAGGAGAAGGCGCAGATCGGAGGCGGAGTATCCCgccgcggcggcggaggcggaagGGGCGCGGCAGAGCCAATTGGCCCACCGCTCGGATTTGGGGTCGGAGGAGTCCGGGCCGGCCGGGTCCGGGCCCTCGCGCAGAGGAGAGAGGGCCTCGGGGCAGGGGCGGAAGCTGCCCGATCTCGACATGTAGATGTCGGGCGGGCCGAGGCTGCTGGCGCGcctgcggcggcggaggaggccCGAAGCGGAGGGGGAGGGGCTGCGGGCCCGCCTGGAGCGGGCCGGGGAGAGGCCGCGGACGACTTCGTCCTTGAGAGCAGAGAAGAAGCCTTGCTTTCGGTCCATGGTGGCAGCAATGCAGAGGGAGATGGGATTGGCAGCTGCTGcctctgctgctgctgcttctgcttctgctagtgtgtgtatgtatagtcaggaaagagagagaaaaagaagagCAAGATCACATGCTCGCATACTATATCCAACTCATTCTTCCATTATCTGCAATGTTTCTATTTCGATTAATAAAAAAAGGCAAATTTGTGTACATTAGATAACTTGCATCTATCCCGTCGATTTCAGAGAGCAACTAATGACCagttaatttttgaattttttggtaaatataatactcctgtgtcccatttaagatgaccgatttcatttttcatatttattttaaaaaaattataataaatagttaaagtgaaggaaaagtaaagtaagagcgagaataatgtagaagagaGTCTTTTTCATATTATCCTCTCTCTTAATTTGTTTTTcctctactttaattatttattaagaTTTTTACAGAACACGTGCagaaaacagaaaacgaaaGGCGTCATCTTTACTGGGACTCTTTactgggacggagagagtatcacatttacaaattacaatcatATGTACTTTAACTActcccttagagcatctccagtgggcggatgtccaactcggacatccactaggacatcccgaaaacacctcccgccacgtcactaggacttcccatcccactaccacgtcactaggacatcccctgcacaatccgccattcccatcgcccttcccactaggacttcccgcaatagaaaaaatcacaaattcacaaataaaacaatttacgtttacggaaataaaatttcaacacgaatacgaacgggaaaaattaacaacttcatttaaaaaaaacatacatgatttgaaaaaaattttacatagtaataaaattcaacgagccgtatatatagagtttaaaaaaaaattaaaaatcagacgtccgacccggacgtccgacccacgccacaatggcggacgtccgcccgcctgttgcgccgacgtccgaggacacccgacgtcctcacgggacgtccgtatccgacctcccctgccataatggcggacgtcccggtcgcccgtcgcgcacgtccgaccggacgtccgccattggagatgctcttagtcccGTTGCTTTCAGAGAGCAACCAATGACcagttaattttttatttttttttggtaattataatatcatttttacaaattacaatcatATGAACTTTAATTACTTTCTTAGCCgataaaaatagtctcatttataaatcacacgagttttaatgataaattagtaaaataagaaagaataaGAAAAGTAGATAAAGTTAAAGAGGTATGGAGAAAAAGATGGTGAAGTAtccaagaaagaagaaaagtggataaagtatgagataaattttttccatttttataaattaaactattttttatagacatctcaaaatgacaaaatgagactgTTTTTCATAAATGGTGGAAGCATTAAATGGCACCTTGATAATGTACAATTAATTGATATTCGCATTTCAATTAGTATCAATTGTCTATATTGTGTAT
It contains:
- the LOC121792815 gene encoding subtilisin-like protease SBT1.7 translates to MMPVLIVLTLVFLCHSFVDAEVLHQQTKKTTTFIVHMDKSSVPESFDDHLQWYDSSLKSVSQTASKLYTYNNVVHGYSARLTEEEARLLEEQPGVLLVQEDKRCEIHTTRSPEFLGIHNSDESFPESSTPSDVIIGVLDTGVWPESSSYDDKDMGPVPPGWKGACEASRTFSSSSCNRKLIGARFFSQGYEAAYGPVDETKESRSPRDDDGHGTHTSTTAAGSAVVGASLFGYAAGTARGMAKHARVAAYKVCWLGGCLSSDILMAMDKAIEDGVHILSLSLGGSVNDYFQDTVAIGAFAAASKGVFVSCSAGNGGPRPGSLSNVAPWITTVGAGTMDRQFPSYITLGNGRKLTGESLYSGKPLPGSLVPLVYAGNISKASNGNMCIEGGLIPEKAKGKIVVCDRGLNPRAQKGLAVKEAGGIGMILANTEAFGEELVADAHFIPTAAVGQAPGEEIKKYDFSDANPTATIASGSTQLGVQPSPVVAAFSSRGPNPITPDILKPDLIAPGVNILAGWTGKVGPTGLPEDTRHVDFNIVSGTSMSCPHISGLAALVKAAHPGWSPAAIRSALMTTAYNRYKNGETIKDIATGKASTPFGYGAGHVDPLSALHPGLVYDTTTRNYVDFLCAIGYSSRMIKLVAKQEYQCKAGVKYSVADLNYPSFAVPLETASGPRGGGGSAPTVVKYTRRLTNVGDPATYKVSVSQETDSVKIQVQPAVLSFSAPNEMKTYTVTFAATSMPSGTSSFAHLEWSDGKHTVGSPIVFSWT
- the LOC121766399 gene encoding uncharacterized protein LOC121766399; amino-acid sequence: MTSTFDRWEKDPFFSAAEDVQESADRMESTYRTWIHAIKEPSGSWNLDELRRDLQTNHGTTKWQLEEFGRAVTSSYPGRSSADDAKDRHRNFIVAIENQIKKVETSLNESKVRQGKPPLPWVRLDEGERNELALFLSGQSLSSPSKLYGKHHASPRVQGQENLHEGDQQVNNERSRSSSHLVELAQVEGKGDKFAGHRRAASASADISSWKIVVADDALHDSSSAKPDRPPRKIPSFSGFLNTMESSMSQLKWSKNGYKKLKLTDDGPQEAGASNLTRGITTCYEKSKSCLEGCDDYEKQWYGWYGTIQRQLQRSQYHVQYSRPVQFVFSVILIFFLLVLLVLRSF
- the LOC121766409 gene encoding uncharacterized protein LOC121766409; translated protein: MDRKQGFFSALKDEVVRGLSPARSRRARSPSPSASGLLRRRRRASSLGPPDIYMSRSGSFRPCPEALSPLREGPDPAGPDSSDPKSERWANWLCRAPSASAAAAGYSASDLRLLLGVLGAPLGPVHVSNNEPLPHLCIKDTPIESSSAQYILQQYLAASGGHKVQSSVQNAYAMGSVKMLTSDIETATKVLRSRNSAKAAESGSFVLWQMNPDMWYVELALGGSKVHAGCNGRLVWRHTPWLGAHAAKGPVRPLRRALQGLDPRTTASMFVNSRCTGEKKIDGEDCFILKLCADPHTLKARSEGPAEIIRHVLFGYFSQRTGLLVHLEDSHLTRIQANGGEAVYWETTINSFLDDYRPVEGIMIAHSGRSVVTLFRFGETAMSHTKTRMEEVWTIQEVAFNVPGLSMDCFIPPAELRFSSISEASDLPQEDRAKRAAAAAAYRAKVAALGRSHDGIVVRMDV